TTGCCGGCGGTTTTCGCAGACCCCTCCGTGGCCTTGAAATATCCGACTGCGCACTCCGGGTTGGGGGATCGAACTCGATGTCCACGCTCGCCGAGAACGCCGTCAAGAACTGCCTTCGGATCGGACCGGACGACAACGTCAGCATCTTCTGTTATCCGCACACGTTGCCGCTCGCGGAGGATCTCGCGATCGAATGCTTCAAGGTGGGCGCGGACGCCCTCCTGGACCTGTACACGGACCGTTACCACGTCGCGTACATGAAGCACCTGTCCGTCGAGCAACTGCGGAAACCGTCCGCGTTCTGTCGCGGCCTTTCCGAGCTCTCCACCGCCGTCTTCTGGGCCGGCTCCCTCTACGATCCGTCCAACTTCCGGAAGTTCACGCCCGAGAAGATGGCGGCGAACGACGAGGCCGAGACCGCCGCCCACCTGCCGATGCGCGAACGGAAGGTACGAAGCCTTTCGCTGGGCATCTCCCTCGTGACGCGTCCGCGGGCGAAGGTATATGGTTTCGACTTCGCGGCGTGGGAGCGGATGGTCCGCGCCGCCTCGTCCGTGCCATCGAAGACGCTCACGACGACGGGGCAGAAGCTCGCGGGCATCCTCGGGACCGCGGACACGCTCCACGTGACCTCCGAAGGGGGAACCGACCTGACGGTTTCCGTGCGCGGGCGGCAGTCCATGATCTACGACGGGGTCGTCGACGAGGATGACATCGCCGCGGGCGTGTTCGAGGCCTCGATCCCGTCCGGCAGCGTCACCGTCTTGCCGGACCCGGCGAGCGCCGACGGGACCGTCGTTTTCGATACGTCGCAGGCCTGGGCCGGTCGGTCCGTCCGAAAGCTGAGCTGGGAATTCCGGAAAGGACGGCTCACGGCGTTCGAAGGGGATCCCGGCGCGGCGGCCCTGAAGAAACAGTACGACCTCGCGTCCGGCGACAAGGACCGCATCGCGGCCGTCTCGATCGGGACGAACCCGAAAGCCCAAGTCGGCTTCCTCCAGAACTCGATCGTCCGTGGAGCCGTGTCGATCGGACTCGGCGGCAACGAATTCCTCGGAGGACCGAACAAGTCGTCGTTCGGGTTCGAGAGCACGATCCGGGCCGCGACGCTCGAGGCCGACGGGAAGGAAATCGTCCGCGACGGCAAGTTGCTCTTCGCGTGACGGCCCGATAGCTGTAGCGTGCGTGCACGCCATCCGCTTATCGACCCCGGCGGCGTCCGTCGGCCGTGCGTACGCCCGGACGATGGCTCGCAGCCCCCCTCGCGGCCTTCGTGCTCCTGGCGTCGCCCCTCTGGACGGAGCGTGCGGCGACCCTCCCCCCGTTTTCTCCGCTATCGCCCGTCCCCTTTTCTTTCGGTTCGGGGGCTGCCGTGGTCCTTGCGCGAGTCTACGCGAACGCGGCCCGCGATGACGAGTTCGTCGAGATCGCGAGCCGGTCACCGGAGTTCCTTGACCTCGCGGGCTGGTCCCTCACGGATGGCGAGGCGACTGCGGTGTTCCCTCCCGATTCGGTATTGCCTCCGGGCGGCCGTCTCCTGATTGCGCGGAACGCGACGAGCTACGCGGAGGATGCACTCGCGACCGCGGACTTCGCGTTCGAGGGGGGCGCCGCTCGTCGGATGGAGGGCGGCATCCCACGGCTCGCCGATGACGGAGACGAGGTCCGCCTCGTGGACGCGTCCGAGCGAGTCGTCGACGCGTACGTGTGGGGCGATTCCTCGGATGCCGGCACGGGATGGCTGGGGCGTCCGGCGGAGGCGATGGGCCGCGGCGAGATCGCGGTGCGCTCCCAGACCGACCTCAGCGCATGGGTCGATTCCGATGGCGCGGGCGATTGGGAAGGGCTCCGACGGCACCGACTCGGTCAGTCGAGTTTCGCACCTTCGGAATTCCAAGTCTCGGGACGGCTCACGGCGGTCCTCTCGCCCGACGCTGGAGACGGCCCGCTGCGTTCGTTCGTCGAATCGACACAAGGGACGCTCGACATCGCGGTCTACACCTTCACGAGCGCCCGAATCGCATCGAGCATCGCGGACGTGGCGGGCCGGGGTGTCCGGGTCCGGGTGCTCCTCGACGGGGCGCCGGTCGGAGGCGTGGAACCGGAAGAGGACCGTGTGGTCCGCGGGCTCCTCGACGCCGGGGCGGACGTTCGGTTCCTAGCGGGCGGTGGAGACGTCGTGAAGCGGTACCGCTACCTCCATGCGAAGTACGCGATCGTCGACGGACAGGCCGCTTGGATTGGTTCGGAGAACTTCGGGGACGCGGGCTTTCCACCGGAGGACGAAGTCGGGAATCGAGGATGGTCGATCGTCGTCGCAGACCCGGTGGTGTCGGCCGCCCTGACGAAGGTATTCGAGATCGACTTCGATCCATCTCGACGGGATTCGATCGCGGCGATCCCCGAAGACGCGGAACCGCTCCCGCCTTTGCCGCGAAGCCCGCCGTGGGGCTCATCCGTCGAATCGACGAGCCGCCGCGCGAGGCTCCTCGTCGCTCCCGACACCTCGCTCGACCCGGATGGCCTCCTGGAGATCCTCGCCTCCGCATCGGATCACATCTGGATCGAAGCGTTCTACCTCGACGAGCTTTGGCGGGACCGTCCGAATCCCTTCCTCGAGGCCGCCTTCGACGGGGCCCGCCGCGGGGTCTCGGTGCGTCTCCTGCTCGACGGGAGCTGGTCCTCGGTCGGCGACGATTCCAGGGGCAACGACGCGGTCGTGGACCGACTCAACCGCCGAGCGAGGAACGAGAGCCTCGATTTCACCGCGCGACTGCTCGAGCCCCACGGACGGATCGAGCGACTGCACAACAAGGGCGTGGTCGTCGACGGCCGGACGGTCCTTGTCTCGAGCATGAACTGGGCGCTCGGGTCCGCGACCGAGAACCGGGAGATCGGGATCATCCTGGACGACCCGGACGTGGCGGGGTTCTTCGAAGCCGCATTCGCCGCGGACTGGGACGGCCGGCCGGCCTCCGGGTTCGACGCGTGGCGACTCGACGACCCGCTTCTTCTCCTGGGCGTGTACGCGTTCGTCGGCGTCGCGTCCGCGGTTTCACTGCGAAAATTGAGAGTCGGGGCCAAAGGGATAAAGCCCCGCCCGAGGGTGCGACGGCGTGGCGCCTACGGAGCTCATCTCCGCGGCCGATCTCGAGAAGTTCGGCTACTGCCCGCTGAGCTGGTGGCTCAGCCGCGGCCTCGCCCCGGAGGACGGCGCGGAGCTCGTCGAGGGCGAGAAAAGGCACGAGGCCGCGTCCGCCGACCTGAAGGGGATTGAGACCCACGAGGCCCGCGCGCGCGAGGCGGAGACGGGCGTCATGTACTTCGCGATCGCCGCTTCGATCGTCGCAATCGTCGGCGTGGGGTTCCTCACGTCCACGATTCTCGAGATCGCGCAGACCCTCGCCGCGATCGCCTTGATCTGGCTCCTCGCGGCGGTGTACTTCCTGTACCGCGCGGAGACGCTGGCGACGCCGGAGGACAAGCTGCTTTCCGAGCGGGTCATCCTCGGATTCGCGATGGCCGCGGCCGTGATCGCGACGGCGGCCGTCTCGCTGCCGGGGATCGAGAACCAGGCGCTCGCACAAGGCTTCGAGGCGCTCGCGCTCCTGTGGCTCATCGGCGCCTCGTTCTTCCTGTACCGCTCGATCGGCGCCCTCGGCGTCGCGCGTGCGACCCGTGAGAGGTACCACGTGAAGGGCGACCTCGTGTACATCGACTCGGCGGCGGAGAAGCCGAAGCTCTTCATCTCGAAACGGCACGGCCTCTCGGGCCGGCCCGACGCGGTCGTCATGGACGGGGACCACCACATCCCGGTCGAGATCAAGACGGGACGCGTGCCTCGCGGGCCCCTCTTCTCGCACATCCTCCAGGTCGTCGCGTACTGCTTCCTCCTCGAGGAGGAGTACGGCAACCCGCCCCCGTACGGCGTCATCCGGTACGGCGAGACGAACTACGAGATCGAGTACAACGAGGACCAGAAGAAGCTCCTCTTGCAGAAGCTCGCGGACATGCGCACGTCGATCGCGAAGGGCGAAGCGCACCGCAATCACAGCCGTCCCGGGAAGTGCGTCCACTGCTCCCGGCGAGGCGTGTGCCCGGAGCGGCTCGCCTAAGGCTCCTTCTTCTCGTCGCCGAGCTGCGCTCCGAGTCGTTCCGCGATCCGCTCAATCTGCTGCCGGAGCTCCCCGACCTCCCGCCGCATGTGGAGCATCTCCTGCTCGAACGGGGTGAAGCCCTTCGTCGAGAGGATCCGATGGGATACGAACATCCCGACGAAGACCGCGCCGACGATCGACAGGACGGAGATCACCATGAGCGCGAAGACGAACGTGAGGAAGGAGCCGATCACGTCCCCGGGGGTGATGAACCCCGTGATCACGGCGACCTCGACTGCGATCAGGACCCCGATGACGAGCAGCCAGAGGAGGGCCCAGCGGGAAATCCTCACGGCAAGGTCCCCTTTCGCGGGAGCACCCATCGGAAGTCGTCCGGCGGCGTGCGACGGATCACGGTCGTCAGGTTGTCGCTCTCGTACGGGAAGGTGAACACCATGACGGTCCGGTTGTCGGCGTCCTTCTCCGTCCCCACGGTGACGTTGTACTCGAAGTAGTTCCCCTGTTGGTCGACGAGGTACGCATCGATCGAGAACGTCGCGTCCGCGGGGACCCAGGTGTGCTCCTCGTACGTGTCGAGCCGGAGGATCGTCTGGTTCGCGCTCGGCTCGGATCCGTTAATCGACAGGCGGATCTCCTGGTACCGGTACGCCTGCACCGCGGCTCCGACATTGACGATGAACGTCGTGTCGTTCCGGGACATCCCGACGATGAGGAGAGGCAGCGTGGCGAGCTCCGTCGGCCGGCCGAGCAGGCCCGGGGTGATGAGGATGAGCAGCACGAGCCCGATGACCGTGATGACCATGAGGCTCCGAATCCACGCGTCCCTCTCCATGTCCGCGCGGAAGGAGGCGGCCGATAATAAACGTTCGGCGCCCGCCGATTCAGGCGCTATCGGGGCCGAAATGGAGGAGGGACGCGACGCCAAACACGCACGCGCTCACGACCGCCACGAGGAAGTTCGTCGCGTTGCCCTCGACCGAACCGAACGCGAGGTACCCGATCGCCGGTATCACGAGCGAAGCGGCGCTGAACAAGCCACTCGAGAGCCAGAGGAATTTTCGTACCCGCGCCGGGAAGGTGAGGTACGGCTCCTCCGCCTCCTCGACCGGGAACGCCAGGAGCTTCCTCGACCGCTCGACGATCGATTGCACGTGGACGAAGAACGAGAGGCCCGTCCGGTGCGCGGCGTCGGGGGCCGCCGGAGACTCCAGGATCGTCGCCACGCGCCCCGGCGACATCGGGACGACGGGATGTACGTGCCGAGGCGGTTATCGCGGCTGAAACTCACGCCTCGCTCGGGCCGACCTTCGCCTGGGAGAGGAGCCAGAAGGTGCCGCCGGAGACGACCGACGCGACGAAATTCGAAGACACGGGCTCGGGGTCCCGGTCCACAGAAACCCGACGAACGCGATCGCGAGACATGCGGCGCTAAACATCCCGGCGAACGCCCACACGAACGTGCGGATTCGGATGGGCAGGTCCCGGACGTACCTTTGCAAGGACTGCGGAACCGCGACGGAGGCCATGGAGGGTGGGCGGTGGACCGTCCCTTCCGCGCGGCCGTCGCGCCGATTTGAAACCAGAATCATCCTTGATCCGATTGGCGAGCCCGCGGCGGTCGATGGCCCGCCGAGCGCGAAAAGAAAATGGGTGGCTTTTGCGGCCACCCAGTTGGGGGGGAGGTAATCGTGACGAATCCCGACCGGACCCGCAACGCCTCCGGCGGTATCCCGTCCCTTCGCTCGCTATTTTTCCATGTACTCCCGCTTGAACGC
This genomic stretch from Thermoplasmata archaeon harbors:
- a CDS encoding phospholipase D-like domain-containing protein; translation: MVLARVYANAARDDEFVEIASRSPEFLDLAGWSLTDGEATAVFPPDSVLPPGGRLLIARNATSYAEDALATADFAFEGGAARRMEGGIPRLADDGDEVRLVDASERVVDAYVWGDSSDAGTGWLGRPAEAMGRGEIAVRSQTDLSAWVDSDGAGDWEGLRRHRLGQSSFAPSEFQVSGRLTAVLSPDAGDGPLRSFVESTQGTLDIAVYTFTSARIASSIADVAGRGVRVRVLLDGAPVGGVEPEEDRVVRGLLDAGADVRFLAGGGDVVKRYRYLHAKYAIVDGQAAWIGSENFGDAGFPPEDEVGNRGWSIVVADPVVSAALTKVFEIDFDPSRRDSIAAIPEDAEPLPPLPRSPPWGSSVESTSRRARLLVAPDTSLDPDGLLEILASASDHIWIEAFYLDELWRDRPNPFLEAAFDGARRGVSVRLLLDGSWSSVGDDSRGNDAVVDRLNRRARNESLDFTARLLEPHGRIERLHNKGVVVDGRTVLVSSMNWALGSATENREIGIILDDPDVAGFFEAAFAADWDGRPASGFDAWRLDDPLLLLGVYAFVGVASAVSLRKLRVGAKGIKPRPRVRRRGAYGAHLRGRSREVRLLPAELVAQPRPRPGGRRGARRGREKARGRVRRPEGD
- a CDS encoding aminopeptidase, which encodes MSTLAENAVKNCLRIGPDDNVSIFCYPHTLPLAEDLAIECFKVGADALLDLYTDRYHVAYMKHLSVEQLRKPSAFCRGLSELSTAVFWAGSLYDPSNFRKFTPEKMAANDEAETAAHLPMRERKVRSLSLGISLVTRPRAKVYGFDFAAWERMVRAASSVPSKTLTTTGQKLAGILGTADTLHVTSEGGTDLTVSVRGRQSMIYDGVVDEDDIAAGVFEASIPSGSVTVLPDPASADGTVVFDTSQAWAGRSVRKLSWEFRKGRLTAFEGDPGAAALKKQYDLASGDKDRIAAVSIGTNPKAQVGFLQNSIVRGAVSIGLGGNEFLGGPNKSSFGFESTIRAATLEADGKEIVRDGKLLFA
- the cas4 gene encoding CRISPR-associated protein Cas4: MAAAVIATAAVSLPGIENQALAQGFEALALLWLIGASFFLYRSIGALGVARATRERYHVKGDLVYIDSAAEKPKLFISKRHGLSGRPDAVVMDGDHHIPVEIKTGRVPRGPLFSHILQVVAYCFLLEEEYGNPPPYGVIRYGETNYEIEYNEDQKKLLLQKLADMRTSIAKGEAHRNHSRPGKCVHCSRRGVCPERLA